A genomic segment from Garra rufa chromosome 5, GarRuf1.0, whole genome shotgun sequence encodes:
- the LOC141335446 gene encoding DDRGK domain-containing protein 1-like isoform X1, translating to MDVVLYVVAAAILLVLIVFVVKVRGRTEEAADVEDRQNVAVRAAVRPQAAEERPAGMPRRRRNLRSRVNVQRAQRLSDNEDSPVEADENQEDREPSEEHPQATAKVGAKKQKKLEEKQARKAQREAELEEREERRKMQELRDQERQKDEEKERLQEQKREDELRRAKEEQEKKEEEEYQRLKECFVIEDQGEAEELSEQESRNLLQEFIQYVKNSKVVLLEDLASHFGLRTQDAIARLQDLIADGTLTGVIDDRGKFIFITPEELNAVAQFIKQRGRVSISELVQASNTLINLTPEIQSST from the exons ATGGATGTGGTTCTGTATGTTGTAGCTGCGGCTATTCTGCTCGTTCTGATAGTGTTTGTTGTGAAAGTTCGTGGACGAACTGAAGAAG CAGCCGATGTTGAGGATCGTCAGAATGTGGCGGTTCGAGCCGCAGTCCGTCCGCAGGCGGCAGAGGAGCGTCCGGCAGGAATGCCCCGTCGCCGCAGGAATCTGCGCAGCAGGGTGAACGTCCAGCGCGCACAGCGGCTGTCAGACAATG AGGACAGTCCTGTGGAAGCCGATGAGAATCAGGAAGACCGGGAGCCATCTGAAGAACATCCTCAAGCCACTGCTAAAGTCGGAGCAAAGAAACAGAAGAAGCTGGAGGAGAAACAAGCACGGAAAGCACAGAGAGAG gccgagctggaggagcgagaggagAGGAGGAAGATGCAGGAGCTCAGAGATCAAGAGAGACAGAAAGACGAGGAGAAGGAAAGACTGCAAGAGCAGAAACGG GAGGATGAGTTGAGGCGTGCCAAGGAGGAGCAGGAGAAAAAGGAAGAGGAGGAATACCAGCGGCTGAAGGAGTGCTTTGTGATCGAGGATCAGGGAGAAGCAGAGGAGCTCAGCGAACAAGAG TCTCGCAACCTGCTGCAGGAGTTCATCCAGTATGTCAAG AACTCTAAAGTGGTTTTGCTGGAGGATTTGGCATCCCACTTCGGTTTGCGCACACAG GATGCTATTGCCAGACTGCAGGATCTCATAGCAGACGGCACCCTAACAG GAGTGATCGATGACCGAGGAAAGTTTATTTTCATCACACCGGAAGAGCTGAACGCTGTGGCTCAGTTCATCAAACAGAGAGGAAGAGTCTCCATCTCAGAACTTGTTCAAGCCAGCAACACCCTCATAAACCT
- the haus4 gene encoding HAUS augmin-like complex subunit 4, with translation MSVMSQRTDPVFVSSLGKADSLHQQVLAAFPLCQISEEDLIQNPQFCKLLATLSQHVDRTGLTQHLRRDREKAERELHAQRLSWLRVESIYRVLRELVQENRFSKASSALTAEDKFYSTLEQCLMVGQCVKQMDVSSDSSEDHSGVLGLTAERVKRQMPPEQEVVAMKQRLPSELLQHLKKKAVSILTYYQPEWENESEGLRSVKLSKLPELLDAEQKRAKSLTEKNRENSTLLQRQTHTYLSELLKCMNILQCLTLDLRLKAQKDLDRKKIEYFEAKCEIGLQKIRAEMLEVQLDTYTRDKIAAHRKITEKLKAELKSSELDKQAVESKLASFEIYGKEFEALAEEYSRLRQEIDTKSWALKEFST, from the exons TTTTAGCAGCGTTTCCTCTGTGTCAGATCTCAGAGGAGGATTTGATCCAGAATCCACAGTTCTGTAAGTTACTGGCGACTCTGTCCCAACATGTGGACCGAACCGGACTCACACAGCACCTCAGGAGGGATCGAGAGAAG GCCGAGCGCGAGCTGCACGCTCAGAGGTTGAGTTGGCTGCGTGTGGAGAGCATTTATCGGGTTCTGCGTGAACTCGTCCAGGAGAATCGCTTCAGTAAAGCCTCCAGCGCTCTGACAGCGGAGGACAAG TTCTACAGCACGCTGGAGCAGTGTTTGATGGTGGGTCAGTGTGTGAAACAGATGGACGTCAGCTCTGATAGCAGTGAAGATCACAGCGGTGTTCTGGGACTGACGGCAGAAAGAGTCAAGAGACAAATGCCTCCTGAACAG GAGGTGGTAGCGATGAAGCAGAGGTTGCCATCAGAACTCCTGCAGCATCTGAAGAAGAAGGCCGTCAGTATCCTGACATACTATCAGCCGGAGTGGG AGAATGAAAGCGAGGGTCTCAGGAGTGTGAAGCTTTCCAAACTTCCTGAACTGCTGGACGCTGAACAAAAGAGAGCCAAGAGCCTTACAGAGAAAAACAGAGAGAACAGCACATTACTGCAGCGACAAACACACACTTACCTGTCT GAGCTGCTGAAGTGCATGAACATCCTTCAGTGTCTCACCCTGGATCTCCGGCTGAAGGCTCAGAAAGATCTAGACAGGAAGAAGATTGAGTACTTCGAGGCCAAATGTGAGATTGGTTTGCAGAAGATCAG GGCCGAGATGCTTGAAGTTCAGCTGGACACGTACACAAGAGACAAGATAGCGGCTCATAGGAAAATTAC GGAGAAGCTGAAAGCGGAGCTGAAATCCTCAGAGCTGGACAAACAGGCGGTGGAGTCCAAGCTGGCCTCCTTCGAGATCTACGGCAAGGAGTTTGAGGCTCTCGCTGAGGAATATTCAAGACTACGGCAGGAAATCGACACTAAATCTTGGGCCCTGAAGGAATTCTCCACATAA
- the LOC141335446 gene encoding DDRGK domain-containing protein 1-like isoform X2: MDVVLYVVAAAILLVLIVFVVKVRGRTEEADVEDRQNVAVRAAVRPQAAEERPAGMPRRRRNLRSRVNVQRAQRLSDNEDSPVEADENQEDREPSEEHPQATAKVGAKKQKKLEEKQARKAQREAELEEREERRKMQELRDQERQKDEEKERLQEQKREDELRRAKEEQEKKEEEEYQRLKECFVIEDQGEAEELSEQESRNLLQEFIQYVKNSKVVLLEDLASHFGLRTQDAIARLQDLIADGTLTGVIDDRGKFIFITPEELNAVAQFIKQRGRVSISELVQASNTLINLTPEIQSST; the protein is encoded by the exons ATGGATGTGGTTCTGTATGTTGTAGCTGCGGCTATTCTGCTCGTTCTGATAGTGTTTGTTGTGAAAGTTCGTGGACGAACTGAAGAAG CCGATGTTGAGGATCGTCAGAATGTGGCGGTTCGAGCCGCAGTCCGTCCGCAGGCGGCAGAGGAGCGTCCGGCAGGAATGCCCCGTCGCCGCAGGAATCTGCGCAGCAGGGTGAACGTCCAGCGCGCACAGCGGCTGTCAGACAATG AGGACAGTCCTGTGGAAGCCGATGAGAATCAGGAAGACCGGGAGCCATCTGAAGAACATCCTCAAGCCACTGCTAAAGTCGGAGCAAAGAAACAGAAGAAGCTGGAGGAGAAACAAGCACGGAAAGCACAGAGAGAG gccgagctggaggagcgagaggagAGGAGGAAGATGCAGGAGCTCAGAGATCAAGAGAGACAGAAAGACGAGGAGAAGGAAAGACTGCAAGAGCAGAAACGG GAGGATGAGTTGAGGCGTGCCAAGGAGGAGCAGGAGAAAAAGGAAGAGGAGGAATACCAGCGGCTGAAGGAGTGCTTTGTGATCGAGGATCAGGGAGAAGCAGAGGAGCTCAGCGAACAAGAG TCTCGCAACCTGCTGCAGGAGTTCATCCAGTATGTCAAG AACTCTAAAGTGGTTTTGCTGGAGGATTTGGCATCCCACTTCGGTTTGCGCACACAG GATGCTATTGCCAGACTGCAGGATCTCATAGCAGACGGCACCCTAACAG GAGTGATCGATGACCGAGGAAAGTTTATTTTCATCACACCGGAAGAGCTGAACGCTGTGGCTCAGTTCATCAAACAGAGAGGAAGAGTCTCCATCTCAGAACTTGTTCAAGCCAGCAACACCCTCATAAACCT